In one window of Deinococcus sonorensis KR-87 DNA:
- a CDS encoding ATP-binding protein, translating into MPSLRRAALLAWVLVTLLVGLTWCWAAARSVQAQFETGARILHRVLSQRSEQQEAVLASLDALTRAGVGRRALGQYTDAMRAQYPQIVGVQRCRGRCTAIGPSGAHLPGGPLVPDRAGLQWHPSVPTVYALARGDLRVWVDGRRLARAEDFTDPTSAFQLRRPDGGAVLVRQDLRRPVGRMDAALPVLRVRKVLGSAAQPLVFEGAHPLRWSDLPLWGAALFAVGSALAGAGLVRLIEGRERARAEVRHAERALHDERARAERAFHAVSEALVVTDADHRVRLANPAARALLGGALTPGADLRDAARFRATLGQRPFDAATFWHSPTGADLPEGVTLVTGDGARRVEGALAPVGGDAGWVLVLRDVGPLRARVLATLEEGERRVRAHEEMLAHVTRLSTLGEMSAGLAHELNQPLTAIVSHGQAALRLLADPAADGGRARRSVEAVVTQAKRAAGIITHLRGLVKRTPTAALVVDVHQAVENVVTLVAHDAGRQDVTLDARLSRAPLLVRADPVHLEQVLLNLVRNAVEAVKDAPERTVRVTSAVQAGAAVVEVLDTGAGLSDDVMARLFTPFTTTKAAGLGLGLSLSHTLTQGMGGELRGENRPGGGARFTVTLPLAVEAPIHA; encoded by the coding sequence ATGCCCTCCCTTCGCCGCGCCGCCCTCCTCGCCTGGGTGCTCGTGACGCTGCTGGTGGGCCTCACGTGGTGCTGGGCGGCCGCGCGTTCCGTCCAGGCGCAGTTCGAGACCGGCGCCCGCATCCTGCACCGGGTGCTGTCGCAGCGCAGCGAGCAGCAGGAGGCGGTGCTGGCCAGCCTGGACGCCCTCACCCGCGCGGGCGTGGGCCGCCGGGCACTGGGCCAGTACACGGACGCGATGCGCGCCCAGTACCCGCAGATCGTGGGCGTGCAGCGCTGCCGGGGCCGCTGCACGGCCATCGGGCCGAGCGGCGCGCACCTGCCCGGGGGCCCGCTGGTGCCGGACCGGGCGGGCCTGCAGTGGCATCCCTCGGTCCCCACCGTGTACGCGCTGGCCCGGGGCGACCTGCGGGTGTGGGTGGACGGACGGCGCCTGGCCCGGGCCGAGGACTTCACGGACCCCACGTCCGCCTTCCAGCTGCGGCGCCCGGACGGCGGCGCGGTGCTGGTACGGCAGGACCTGCGCCGCCCGGTGGGGCGGATGGACGCGGCGCTGCCGGTCCTGCGCGTGCGCAAGGTGCTGGGCAGCGCCGCGCAGCCGCTGGTGTTCGAGGGGGCGCATCCGCTGCGCTGGAGCGACCTGCCGCTGTGGGGCGCGGCGCTGTTCGCCGTGGGCAGCGCCCTGGCGGGCGCCGGACTGGTGCGCCTGATCGAGGGCCGCGAGCGGGCGCGCGCCGAGGTCCGGCACGCGGAGCGGGCGCTGCACGACGAGCGGGCGCGCGCCGAGCGCGCCTTTCACGCGGTCAGCGAGGCGCTGGTCGTCACCGACGCGGACCACCGGGTGCGCCTCGCCAACCCCGCAGCGCGCGCCCTGCTGGGCGGCGCCCTCACGCCCGGGGCGGACCTGCGGGACGCCGCGCGCTTCCGCGCCACGCTGGGGCAGCGGCCCTTCGACGCGGCGACGTTCTGGCACAGCCCCACCGGCGCGGACCTCCCCGAAGGCGTCACGCTGGTGACCGGCGACGGCGCGCGGCGGGTGGAGGGCGCGCTCGCCCCGGTCGGCGGGGACGCCGGGTGGGTGCTGGTGCTGCGCGACGTGGGTCCGCTCCGCGCCCGCGTGCTGGCGACGCTGGAGGAAGGCGAGCGCCGCGTGCGCGCGCACGAGGAGATGCTCGCGCACGTCACGCGCCTGTCCACCCTGGGTGAGATGAGCGCGGGCCTCGCGCACGAACTCAACCAGCCGCTCACCGCCATCGTCAGCCACGGCCAGGCGGCCCTGCGGCTGCTGGCGGACCCGGCGGCGGACGGCGGTCGGGCGCGGCGTTCGGTGGAAGCGGTGGTGACGCAGGCCAAGCGGGCGGCGGGCATCATCACGCACCTGCGCGGCCTGGTGAAACGCACGCCCACAGCGGCGCTGGTGGTGGACGTGCATCAGGCGGTGGAGAACGTCGTCACGCTCGTCGCCCACGACGCGGGGCGGCAGGACGTCACCCTCGACGCCCGCCTGAGCCGCGCGCCCCTGCTGGTCCGCGCGGACCCGGTGCACCTCGAGCAGGTGCTGCTCAACCTCGTGCGGAACGCGGTGGAGGCGGTCAAGGACGCTCCCGAGCGCACGGTGCGCGTCACCAGCGCGGTTCAGGCGGGGGCCGCGGTGGTGGAGGTGCTCGACACCGGCGCCGGGCTGAGCGACGACGTCATGGCGCGGCTGTTCACGCCGTTCACGACCACCAAGGCCGCGGGCCTGGGCCTGGGCTTGTCGCTCTCCCATACGCTCACGCAGGGGATGGGCGGCGAGCTGCGCGGCGAGAACCGCCCCGGGGGAGGCGCCCGCTTCACCGTCACGCTGCCGCTCGCGGTCGAGGCGCCCATCCATGCCTGA
- a CDS encoding response regulator transcription factor: MPEGVPLADPTVYLVDDDDAVRDALATLLGTVGLTVRDYPGAASFLAAFDKHAVGCLILDIRMPHVSGLHLQEQLRASGADLPVIIITGHGDIELCRRAFRQGATEFLTKPVDEHDLLDAVQRGVHQHRERREARAATDHARAQLARLSEREAEVLRLMVDGHSNKQAARRLGISARTVETHRASIFEKLQVESLAHLVRVVLTSQGP; this comes from the coding sequence ATGCCTGAGGGCGTCCCGCTGGCCGACCCGACCGTGTACCTGGTGGACGACGACGACGCGGTGCGGGACGCCCTCGCCACCCTGCTCGGCACGGTCGGCCTGACGGTGCGCGACTACCCGGGCGCCGCCAGCTTCCTCGCCGCGTTCGACAAGCACGCTGTGGGCTGCCTGATCCTCGACATCCGCATGCCGCACGTCAGCGGGCTGCACCTGCAGGAGCAGCTGCGTGCCAGCGGGGCGGACCTGCCGGTCATCATCATCACCGGCCACGGCGACATCGAGCTGTGCCGCCGCGCGTTCCGTCAGGGCGCCACCGAGTTCCTGACCAAGCCGGTGGACGAGCACGACCTGCTGGACGCCGTGCAGCGCGGCGTGCACCAGCACCGGGAAAGGCGCGAGGCGAGGGCGGCCACCGACCACGCGCGGGCGCAACTCGCGCGGCTCAGCGAGCGGGAAGCGGAGGTCCTGCGCCTGATGGTGGACGGGCATAGCAACAAGCAGGCGGCCCGGCGGCTGGGCATCTCCGCCCGGACGGTGGAAACCCACCGCGCGAGCATCTTCGAGAAGCTGCAGGTGGAGTCGCTCGCGCACCTGGTGCGGGTGGTCCTGACCAGCCAGGGTCCGTAA
- a CDS encoding GlcG/HbpS family heme-binding protein, with product MHKHLLALLLTSTAAAQTAAPVQLATTPSVTQTSLSLFAAVRIAQLAVQNCAQLGYNVTATVVDRAGITLAVARAENAGPHTVDAAYRKAYTSASARNTTAAIAENLRTNPASAELARIDRFLVLAGGAPIRVNTAVVGAVGVGGAPSGTIDEKCGTDAVATVLGG from the coding sequence ATGCACAAGCACCTGCTCGCCCTGCTGCTCACGTCCACCGCCGCCGCCCAGACCGCCGCGCCCGTCCAGCTCGCCACCACGCCGAGCGTCACGCAGACGAGCCTCAGCCTCTTCGCGGCCGTGCGGATCGCTCAGCTCGCCGTGCAGAACTGCGCCCAGCTGGGCTACAACGTCACGGCGACCGTGGTGGACCGCGCCGGCATCACCCTCGCCGTGGCGCGCGCCGAGAACGCCGGGCCGCACACCGTGGACGCCGCGTACCGCAAGGCCTACACCAGCGCCTCCGCGCGCAACACCACCGCCGCCATCGCCGAGAACCTCCGCACCAACCCGGCCTCCGCGGAACTCGCCCGCATCGACCGCTTTCTGGTGCTGGCCGGCGGCGCCCCCATCCGCGTGAACACAGCCGTGGTCGGTGCCGTGGGCGTGGGCGGCGCGCCCAGCGGCACCATCGACGAGAAGTGCGGCACCGACGCCGTCGCCACGGTCCTGGGCGGCTGA